A genomic stretch from Lathyrus oleraceus cultivar Zhongwan6 chromosome 2, CAAS_Psat_ZW6_1.0, whole genome shotgun sequence includes:
- the LOC127123901 gene encoding ribonuclease H2 subunit A-like codes for MVPEWASEPCIMGIDEAGRGPVLGPMVYGCLYCPLSYKKTLATLSFADSKTLKEEKREELFEALKGNDSIGWAVDVIDPKELSAKMLKKNKINLNEISHDSAMGLVDRVLKIGVLLTEVYIDTVGDPGKYEAKMSKNFPSIKFVVAKKADSLYPVVSGASIAAKVTRDRAVRD; via the exons ATGGTTCCAGAATGGGCATCGGAGCCTTGCATAATGGGAATCGACGAAGCCGGAAGAGGTCCCGTTCTTGGTCCTATGGTCTATGGCTGTTTATACTGTCCTCTCTCCTACAAGAAAACCCTAGCTACTTTGAGTTTCGCCG ATTCTAAGACTCTGAAGGAAGAGAAGAGGGAGGAATTATTTGAAGCTTTGAAAGGCAACGATTCTATTGGATGGGCTGTTGATGTCATTGATCCAAAGGAACTCTCTGCTAAAATGCTCAAGAA GAATAAGATAAACTTGAATGAGATATCACATGACTCTGCTATGGGCCTCGTTGATAGGGTCCTCAAAATCGGAGTGCTTCTAACCGAG GTTTATATTGATACGGTCGGAGATCCAGGGAAATATGAGGCAAAAATGTCTAAAAATTTCCCATCTATCAAATTTGTGGTTGCTAAGAAAGCTGATAGTCTTTATCCTGTTGTCAGTGGTGCAAGTATAGCTGCAAAG GTTACGAGGGACCGAGCTGTAAGAGATTAG
- the LOC127120812 gene encoding cleavage stimulation factor subunit 50 isoform X1, with product MVEKGAGGRKEEVVTREYTINLHKRLHGCSLADLKGSSKSFPKHETRHLSEHKNVARCAKFSPDGRFVATGSADTSIKLFEVSKIKQTLLPDAKDGPVRSVLKTYYDHTQPINDLDFHPQGTILVSGAKDQTIRFFDVSKANAKRSYRLIQDTHNVRSVSFHPSGDFLLAGIYFYHTYLLNNMLILSFSLQKWIQSPFFAFFCFIIVCNLHLCIFVPPFSIGLLSIRQYLEVLFKHTTVLFKQNIIISIFLICC from the exons ATGGTGGAGAAGGGTGCAGGTGGTAGAAAAGAAGAGGTTGTTACCAGGGAGTACACAATCAACCTCCACAAGCGTCTCCATGGCTG TTCTTTGGCAGATTTAAAAGGTTCGTCAAAGAGTTTCCCAAAGCATGAGACACGGCACCTTTCCGAACACAAG AATGTTGCCAGATGTGCTAAGTTTAGTCCTGATGGAAGGTTTGTTGCCACCGGAAGTGCAGATACATCAATAAAGCTATTTGAG GTTTCAAAGATCAAGCAGACGTTGCTCCCAGATGCAAAGGATGGTCCTGTGCGGTCTGTTCTAAAAACATATTATGACCATACACAA CCAATAAATGATCTGGATTTTCATCCGCAAGGTACTATCCTGGTTTCTGGAGCCAAAGATCAGACAATAAG GTTTTTTGATGTTTCAAAAGCCAATGCCAAGAGATCATACAGGCTTATCCAG GACACACACAATGTTCGCTCTGTATCTTTTCACCCCTCAGGAGACTTTCTGTTGGCAGGTATTTATTTTTATCACACCTACCTACTTAATAATATGCTAATATTGTCTTTTTCCTTACAAAAATGGATTCAATCTCCATTTTTTGCATTCTTTTGTTTCATAATAGTATGCAATCTCCATTTATGCATTTTTGTCCCACCATTTAGTATCGGGTTGCTGTCAATACGTCAATACTTAGAGGTTCTATTCAAACATACTACTGTTCTATTCAAACAAAATATTATTATCAGTATTTTCTTAATATGTTGCTAA
- the LOC127120812 gene encoding cleavage stimulation factor subunit 50 isoform X3 translates to MVEKGAGGRKEEVVTREYTINLHKRLHGCSLADLKGSSKSFPKHETRHLSEHKNVARCAKFSPDGRFVATGSADTSIKLFEVSKIKQTLLPDAKDGPVRSVLKTYYDHTQPINDLDFHPQGTILVSGAKDQTIRFFDVSKANAKRSYRLIQDTHNVRSVSFHPSGDFLLAGLWCLMKLKVLVYVYVYICSICNDL, encoded by the exons ATGGTGGAGAAGGGTGCAGGTGGTAGAAAAGAAGAGGTTGTTACCAGGGAGTACACAATCAACCTCCACAAGCGTCTCCATGGCTG TTCTTTGGCAGATTTAAAAGGTTCGTCAAAGAGTTTCCCAAAGCATGAGACACGGCACCTTTCCGAACACAAG AATGTTGCCAGATGTGCTAAGTTTAGTCCTGATGGAAGGTTTGTTGCCACCGGAAGTGCAGATACATCAATAAAGCTATTTGAG GTTTCAAAGATCAAGCAGACGTTGCTCCCAGATGCAAAGGATGGTCCTGTGCGGTCTGTTCTAAAAACATATTATGACCATACACAA CCAATAAATGATCTGGATTTTCATCCGCAAGGTACTATCCTGGTTTCTGGAGCCAAAGATCAGACAATAAG GTTTTTTGATGTTTCAAAAGCCAATGCCAAGAGATCATACAGGCTTATCCAG GACACACACAATGTTCGCTCTGTATCTTTTCACCCCTCAGGAGACTTTCTGTTGGCAG GTTTATGGTGTTTGATGAAACTGAAGGTTCTGGTCTATGTCtatgtgtacatttgtagtatatgtaatgacttgtaa
- the LOC127120812 gene encoding cleavage stimulation factor subunit 50 isoform X4, with protein sequence MVEKGAGGRKEEVVTREYTINLHKRLHGCSLADLKGSSKSFPKHETRHLSEHKNVARCAKFSPDGRFVATGSADTSIKLFEVSKIKQTLLPDAKDGPVRSVLKTYYDHTQPINDLDFHPQGTILVSGAKDQTIRFFDVSKANAKRSYRLIQDTHNVRSVSFHPSGDFLLAEFLQQKLLKVRVSLICLLFCVYNG encoded by the exons ATGGTGGAGAAGGGTGCAGGTGGTAGAAAAGAAGAGGTTGTTACCAGGGAGTACACAATCAACCTCCACAAGCGTCTCCATGGCTG TTCTTTGGCAGATTTAAAAGGTTCGTCAAAGAGTTTCCCAAAGCATGAGACACGGCACCTTTCCGAACACAAG AATGTTGCCAGATGTGCTAAGTTTAGTCCTGATGGAAGGTTTGTTGCCACCGGAAGTGCAGATACATCAATAAAGCTATTTGAG GTTTCAAAGATCAAGCAGACGTTGCTCCCAGATGCAAAGGATGGTCCTGTGCGGTCTGTTCTAAAAACATATTATGACCATACACAA CCAATAAATGATCTGGATTTTCATCCGCAAGGTACTATCCTGGTTTCTGGAGCCAAAGATCAGACAATAAG GTTTTTTGATGTTTCAAAAGCCAATGCCAAGAGATCATACAGGCTTATCCAG GACACACACAATGTTCGCTCTGTATCTTTTCACCCCTCAGGAGACTTTCTGTTGGCAG AATTTCTGCAACAAAAGTTATTAAAGGTTAGAGTTTCGTTAATTTGTTTATTGTTTTGCGTTTATAACGGTTGA
- the LOC127120812 gene encoding cleavage stimulation factor subunit 50 isoform X2, translating to MRHGTFPNTRCAKFSPDGRFVATGSADTSIKLFEVSKIKQTLLPDAKDGPVRSVLKTYYDHTQPINDLDFHPQGTILVSGAKDQTIRFFDVSKANAKRSYRLIQDTHNVRSVSFHPSGDFLLAGIYFYHTYLLNNMLILSFSLQKWIQSPFFAFFCFIIVCNLHLCIFVPPFSIGLLSIRQYLEVLFKHTTVLFKQNIIISIFLICC from the exons ATGAGACACGGCACCTTTCCGAACACAAG ATGTGCTAAGTTTAGTCCTGATGGAAGGTTTGTTGCCACCGGAAGTGCAGATACATCAATAAAGCTATTTGAG GTTTCAAAGATCAAGCAGACGTTGCTCCCAGATGCAAAGGATGGTCCTGTGCGGTCTGTTCTAAAAACATATTATGACCATACACAA CCAATAAATGATCTGGATTTTCATCCGCAAGGTACTATCCTGGTTTCTGGAGCCAAAGATCAGACAATAAG GTTTTTTGATGTTTCAAAAGCCAATGCCAAGAGATCATACAGGCTTATCCAG GACACACACAATGTTCGCTCTGTATCTTTTCACCCCTCAGGAGACTTTCTGTTGGCAGGTATTTATTTTTATCACACCTACCTACTTAATAATATGCTAATATTGTCTTTTTCCTTACAAAAATGGATTCAATCTCCATTTTTTGCATTCTTTTGTTTCATAATAGTATGCAATCTCCATTTATGCATTTTTGTCCCACCATTTAGTATCGGGTTGCTGTCAATACGTCAATACTTAGAGGTTCTATTCAAACATACTACTGTTCTATTCAAACAAAATATTATTATCAGTATTTTCTTAATATGTTGCTAA